A genome region from Streptomyces antimycoticus includes the following:
- a CDS encoding SAM-dependent methyltransferase: protein MTSPSAVPPGGTVSDYYSSLGPLLQMAWDDNFHFGYWDGPSDTRSVQEATDRFTDLLIERLRVGAGDRVLDVGCGIGKPAMRVATATGAHVLGITISELQVKQATESARLADLSHQVAFQYADAMAMPFEDAAFDAVLAFESINHMDRPTALREMARVLGSGGRLVLTDVTPPSDGSYQPDGDPDVVTSLTRLEDWPGLIGDAGLVLDELTDVTENTKDTANRMIDGILRCRREFEAQHGVSVQEVLDAAKSALPTVPSAGCAIVVAHKP, encoded by the coding sequence ATGACATCTCCATCGGCCGTGCCGCCAGGCGGCACGGTGTCGGACTACTACAGCTCGCTGGGACCGCTTCTGCAGATGGCGTGGGACGACAACTTCCACTTCGGCTACTGGGACGGCCCGTCCGATACCCGTTCGGTCCAGGAGGCCACCGATCGCTTCACGGATCTGCTGATCGAACGGCTGCGGGTCGGGGCGGGAGACCGGGTGCTGGATGTCGGCTGCGGTATCGGGAAACCCGCGATGCGCGTGGCGACCGCCACCGGTGCCCATGTCCTGGGCATCACCATCAGCGAGCTCCAGGTCAAACAGGCGACCGAATCCGCCCGGCTGGCCGATCTGTCCCACCAGGTGGCATTCCAATACGCCGACGCCATGGCCATGCCTTTCGAGGACGCGGCTTTCGATGCCGTACTCGCATTCGAATCGATCAATCACATGGACCGCCCGACTGCACTGCGGGAGATGGCCCGTGTGCTGGGGTCCGGGGGCCGGCTGGTGCTCACGGATGTCACCCCGCCGAGCGACGGCAGCTACCAGCCGGACGGCGATCCCGATGTGGTCACCTCGCTGACCCGGCTGGAGGACTGGCCCGGTCTGATCGGTGACGCGGGACTGGTGCTCGACGAGCTCACCGACGTCACCGAGAACACGAAGGACACCGCCAACCGGATGATCGACGGCATCCTGCGCTGCCGCCGGGAGTTCGAGGCGCAGCACGGGGTCAGCGTCCAGGAGGTGCTGGACGCCGCGAAGTCGGCGCTCCCCACCGTGCCGAGCGCCGGCTGCGCGATCGTGGTGGCCCACAAGCCCTGA